From Daucus carota subsp. sativus chromosome 6, DH1 v3.0, whole genome shotgun sequence, the proteins below share one genomic window:
- the LOC108225831 gene encoding uncharacterized protein LOC108225831 yields MTDAWSDRKRRSIMNLCVNCKLGTTFLSSIKSSADAHTGKYIFDYVDKWIEEVGSKNVIQVVTDNASNNMAAAKLLNEKRPYIFWTSCATHTMNLILEGIGKMPKFKFVIDKSKELTIFIYAHHKTLSLMRKFTKKRDIVRPGITRFASSFLTMQSLLEKQENLRYMFLSKEWLECKWSSTAKGTKIYSTIVSQTYWQALSMCVEIFKPLVKVLRLVDGDWRPSMGFVYGELKDAKKEIIRICRGAADMYEPILDIIESKAKGRLDCPLHLAGYLLNPYFFYRDDEAQTDPKCMEGLLTCVESFFPDDYDKQNLIHTKKRNRLDANRMRDLVYVQFNSKLLNKKKKREAHDILLADDASMAQAWIVEVDEEDVESQGSTSIADDIYRDLDEDNFESDDEEVVENNKLLAQQ; encoded by the exons ATGACAGATGCTTGGTCTGATAGAAAGCGGCGGAGTATAATGAACTTATGTGTTAATTGCAAACTTGGCACAACATTCTTATCTTCTATCAAGAGTTCAGCTGATGCTCATACAGGAAAATATATCTTTGATTATGTGGACAAATGGATTGAAGAAGTTGGTTCGAAAAACGTTATTCAAGTAGTAACGGATAATGCGTCCAATAATATGGCAGCTGCAAAACTCTTAAATGAGAAGAGGCCGTACATCTTCTGGACCTCTTGTGCTACACATACAATGAATCTCATTCTTGAAGGAATag GGAAGATGCCAAAGTTCAAATTTGTTATTGACAAGTCTAAAGAGTTGACGATATTTATCTATGCTCATCACAAGACATTGTCCTTGATGAGAAAGTTCACCAAGAAGAGGGATATAGTGAGGCCTGGAATAACAAGATTTGCTAGTTCCTTCCTTACTATGCAAAGTTTGCTGGAGAAACAAGAAAATCTGAGATATATGTTTCTTTCCAAAGAATGGCTGGAATGTAAATGGTCTTCAACTGCAAAAGGTACTAAGATATATAGCACCATTGTTAGCCAAACCTATTGGCAGGCTCTTTCGATGTGCGTGGAAATTTTTAAGCCTTTGGTGAAGGTTCTTCGACTTGTTGATGGGGATTGGAGACCATCTATGGGCTTTGTGTATGGTGAACTTAAGGATGCTAAAAAAGAAATCATCCGTATTTGCAGAGGTGCAGCAGATATGTACGAACCCATTCTTGATATCATAGAGTCCAAAGCTAAAGGTCGACTTGACTGTCCATTACATCTTGCTGGCTATCTATTAAATCCCTACTTTTTCTATAGAGATGATGAAGCTCAAACAGATCCAAAATGCATGGAAGGTCTACTAACTTGTGTTGAGTCCTTTTTTCCCGATGATTATGACAAACAGAATTTG ATTCATACGAAAAAAAGAAATAGACTCGATGCTAATAGAATGAGAGACCTTGTGTATGTTCAATTTAATTCGAAACTTCTcaataaaaagaagaagagggAAGCTCATGATATTTTATTAGCCGATGATGCTAGCATGGCTCAAGCATGGATTGTAGAAGTAgatgaagaagatgttgaaTCTCAGGGGTCTACTAGCATTGCAGATGATATATATCGAGATCTTGATGAAGATAATTTTGAATCAGATGATGAAGaagttgttgaaaataataaactatTAGCGCAACAATGA